A section of the Pseudovibrio sp. M1P-2-3 genome encodes:
- a CDS encoding M23 family metallopeptidase, whose translation MYMGIRDPKGTAVIDLGTEPAISADGTLDNDHHTRGINGRWLAGTVLTGMTSIFLMGGALTIALDGQYTLVTANSPLNDAVLNVFDAPPKGKGDRIGAAYNPYSNTQIIPVSTVTRVGMRDYVRVKPYALVTASLNAKKDPALAASIPPFDPLTMYQGDTTPKTKTAVSDAIYGASVEGEISISQREFPINSLAYAAEEQENDESVLSQVKQAAVYMSHNKTDIAATPNSFESERFTPLSEQDFEDLEIKITEENVSFVPKRTQGLSKVRYEERIVPVVQDNILEDLLLDAEASDEEAKQILSAFQESFDIKEVLPGQMLRFSIEKNEAADSKDKLARVSLYDNQHHQGTVARTDNDEFIGAMEPSTRMEADAITQASRSLYTGPSSTYYDSIYQTTLENDIPHTLVKELIKIFSFNVDYNSKVKLGDAIKVFYSQPEEESENPPEILFTSIHLNGRDYKFYRFRTPEDGYTDFYDEEGKSAKQFLLRKPIAAGRFNSGFGMRRHPVYKTRRMHSGVDWSAPRGTPILAAGDGLVQRARWTGGYGRRVEIAHKNGYVSTYNHMSAINSIVKEGEPIRQGQVIGYVGTSGLSTGNHLHYEVKVNGRFVNPMKIKMPKGRSLEGNTLAAFQRERDRINKLMDQGYSGNLVASLSK comes from the coding sequence ATGTACATGGGCATTCGGGACCCTAAAGGCACAGCCGTGATTGATCTGGGAACGGAACCCGCAATTTCTGCGGATGGTACACTTGATAATGATCATCACACCCGAGGCATCAATGGACGCTGGCTTGCTGGGACAGTGCTGACAGGAATGACCTCTATCTTCCTGATGGGTGGTGCTTTGACAATTGCTCTGGATGGTCAATACACTCTTGTTACTGCCAACAGTCCTTTAAATGACGCTGTCTTGAATGTCTTCGATGCGCCGCCTAAGGGAAAAGGGGACCGGATCGGCGCCGCATATAACCCTTATTCAAATACCCAGATTATCCCTGTAAGTACGGTAACACGGGTGGGAATGCGTGATTATGTCCGCGTCAAGCCGTATGCCTTGGTTACAGCCAGCCTGAATGCCAAGAAAGATCCTGCGCTTGCTGCGAGCATCCCGCCGTTTGATCCTTTGACAATGTACCAAGGGGACACCACCCCAAAAACTAAAACAGCTGTTAGTGACGCCATCTATGGCGCCAGTGTTGAAGGAGAAATTTCCATTTCCCAGCGGGAGTTCCCCATTAACTCCTTAGCCTATGCCGCCGAAGAACAAGAGAATGACGAGTCTGTTCTATCTCAGGTGAAACAGGCCGCCGTATATATGAGCCATAATAAAACCGATATTGCGGCTACCCCAAACTCCTTTGAAAGCGAACGCTTTACCCCTTTATCAGAGCAGGATTTCGAGGATCTGGAAATCAAGATCACCGAAGAGAACGTTTCCTTTGTTCCAAAGCGAACGCAGGGCCTTTCAAAAGTACGCTATGAAGAACGCATTGTCCCTGTCGTTCAGGATAACATTCTGGAAGACCTTCTTCTGGATGCGGAGGCCTCCGATGAGGAGGCGAAGCAAATTCTTTCTGCCTTTCAGGAGAGTTTTGACATTAAGGAAGTTTTGCCGGGACAAATGCTCCGCTTTTCCATTGAAAAGAATGAAGCAGCCGACAGCAAGGATAAATTGGCCCGTGTCAGCCTCTATGACAACCAGCATCACCAAGGAACCGTGGCCAGAACAGACAATGACGAGTTTATAGGTGCTATGGAACCGTCCACACGGATGGAGGCGGATGCCATTACGCAGGCAAGTCGCTCTCTTTATACCGGTCCCTCCTCCACGTATTACGACAGCATCTATCAAACCACTCTTGAAAACGACATTCCCCACACTCTGGTAAAAGAGCTCATCAAGATATTCTCTTTCAATGTGGACTATAATTCCAAAGTGAAGCTTGGAGATGCAATCAAGGTTTTCTATAGCCAGCCTGAAGAGGAAAGTGAAAACCCGCCGGAAATTCTTTTCACGTCCATTCACCTGAATGGAAGGGACTACAAATTCTACCGGTTCCGGACGCCTGAGGACGGGTATACGGATTTTTATGACGAAGAAGGAAAAAGCGCAAAGCAGTTCCTATTGCGCAAGCCCATTGCTGCAGGCCGGTTTAACAGTGGCTTTGGAATGCGCCGCCACCCTGTCTATAAAACCCGCCGTATGCATAGTGGTGTCGATTGGTCTGCCCCCCGCGGGACGCCTATTCTGGCAGCGGGCGATGGTTTGGTTCAAAGAGCACGCTGGACTGGCGGGTATGGCCGGCGCGTGGAAATCGCCCATAAGAACGGCTATGTGAGCACGTATAACCATATGAGCGCCATCAACTCTATTGTGAAAGAAGGCGAGCCAATTCGTCAAGGTCAGGTAATCGGCTATGTGGGCACATCCGGGCTCTCAACCGGCAACCACCTGCATTACGAAGTAAAAGTGAACGGGCGGTTTGTGAACCCCATGAAGATCAAGATGCCCAAGGGTCGCTCGCTTGAAGGAAATACCCTCGCCGCCTTTCAAAGAGAACGGGACCGCATCAACAAGCTGATGGATCAGGGCTACTCCGGCAATCTGGTTGCATCTCTAAGCAAATAA
- a CDS encoding DUF998 domain-containing protein, translating into MKKSDLAVLFAALSYIWLFTTVFLGGAFYPNYSHTSQFMSVLGANGAPFGQEVNLWGFAVVELLLLPSLVLCFVYLMRTTQERLGLVIFAGYPLLLIVAAFFPCDFECKPDDPTRTQLIHMSAGFLSYLCAIVGLSFLSWTRSERPYWGLLSLVLVVMLLNLSPDNALAGLTQRALETGIYLWFMGLILSRRQQEGRAMPR; encoded by the coding sequence ATGAAAAAATCTGATCTGGCAGTTTTATTTGCAGCACTCAGTTACATTTGGCTCTTCACCACTGTTTTCTTGGGTGGGGCGTTCTACCCAAATTACAGCCATACCTCTCAGTTTATGAGTGTTTTGGGAGCAAATGGTGCGCCGTTTGGTCAAGAGGTCAACCTGTGGGGCTTTGCTGTGGTGGAGCTTCTTCTTCTACCCAGCCTCGTTCTGTGCTTTGTCTATCTCATGCGTACAACGCAGGAGCGCCTTGGACTGGTCATTTTCGCAGGCTATCCGCTTCTCCTCATTGTTGCGGCGTTCTTCCCCTGCGATTTTGAATGTAAACCGGATGATCCCACAAGAACGCAGCTCATTCACATGAGCGCCGGTTTCCTTAGCTATCTTTGCGCAATTGTCGGCCTGAGTTTCTTATCCTGGACACGGAGTGAAAGACCTTATTGGGGACTGCTCAGCTTAGTGCTGGTGGTTATGCTCTTGAACCTGTCCCCTGATAACGCTCTTGCGGGCCTCACGCAAAGGGCTTTGGAAACTGGCATATATCTTTGGTTTATGGGGCTTATATTAAGCAGGCGCCAGCAAGAGGGGCGGGCGATGCCACGCTGA
- a CDS encoding NUDIX hydrolase produces the protein MKSIPVNVFISSVFSIRNRETRPEVLLLKRTQGLAGEWCQVAGKIKEGETAWQAALRELGEETGLKPLSLYRADVCEQFYEPARDAITMTCVFVAFVNANDTVSLNHEHSAYRWSSFEDAIELVPFGGQRRVLRAIEEDFVQRKPSKHLLIKEL, from the coding sequence ATGAAAAGCATTCCGGTTAACGTGTTTATCAGCTCCGTTTTTTCCATAAGAAACAGAGAAACCAGACCTGAAGTTCTGCTTTTGAAACGTACGCAGGGACTGGCTGGTGAGTGGTGCCAAGTTGCAGGTAAAATCAAAGAGGGCGAAACCGCCTGGCAAGCAGCCCTGCGCGAATTGGGTGAAGAAACGGGCTTAAAGCCTCTTTCACTTTATCGGGCTGATGTTTGTGAGCAGTTTTATGAGCCTGCTCGGGACGCAATTACGATGACGTGTGTTTTTGTGGCTTTTGTAAATGCCAATGACACAGTATCGCTCAATCACGAACACAGCGCCTATCGTTGGTCCAGTTTTGAAGATGCAATCGAACTGGTTCCCTTCGGCGGTCAGAGGCGGGTGCTTCGTGCGATAGAGGAGGACTTTGTGCAAAGAAAACCTAGCAAGCACCTTCTTATAAAAGAACTATAG
- the clpB gene encoding ATP-dependent chaperone ClpB, producing MDFEKYSERARGFIQSAQTYALGQGHQQFTPEHILKILLDDKEGMASGLIQRAGGQVQDVRLKLETDLAAMPKVSGGNGQLYLAPATAKLFEQAAKIAEKAGDSFVTVERLLLALAMDKDSNAGKALAQGKVTPNALNDAINELRQGRTADTASAESQYDALKKFARDLTQDAKDGKLDPVIGRDDEIRRTIQVLSRRTKNNPVLIGEPGVGKTAIAEGLALRIVNGDVPESLKEKQLLALDMGALIAGAKYRGEFEERLKGVLSEVQASNGGVVLFIDEMHTLVGAGKTDGAMDASNLLKPALARGELHCVGATTLDEYRKHVEKDAALARRFQPVFVSEPTVEDTISILRGIKEKYELHHGVRISDSAIVSAATLSNRYITDRFLPDKAIDLVDEAASRLRMQVDSKPEELDELDRRIIQLKIEREALKTENDEATKDRLSKLEKELTDLEDESAAVTQRWQMEKDKLNSEQKLKEQLDEARINLEKAQRTGDLAKAGELAYGVIPKLEKELAEADKNESAEAMVKETVGSDSIAHVVSRWTGIPVDKMLEGEREKLLRMEDELAKRVVGQAEAVGAVSTAVRRARAGLQDPHRPIGSFMFLGPTGVGKTELTKALASYLFDDDSAMVRIDMSEFMEKHSVARLIGAPPGYVGYEEGGVLTEAVRRRPYQVVLFDEIEKAHSDVFNVLLQVLDDGRLTDGQGRTVDFRNTLIILTSNIGSEFLVAQGEGEDADAVRGPVMEAVKAHFRPEFLNRLDEIILFHRLKRNQMTDIVKIQLKRLQKLLDERHITLDLEDAALNWLADKGYDPAYGARPLKRVIQKQVQDPMAEMLLSGKLLDGQTVSVAAGTDRLLFNAQQHEEKQTAA from the coding sequence ATGGATTTTGAAAAGTACTCTGAAAGAGCTCGTGGCTTTATTCAGTCAGCGCAGACCTATGCCTTGGGGCAGGGTCACCAGCAATTCACCCCTGAACATATTCTGAAAATCCTTCTGGATGACAAGGAAGGCATGGCCTCTGGTCTGATCCAGCGTGCGGGCGGGCAGGTTCAGGATGTGCGGCTGAAACTGGAAACAGATCTGGCAGCAATGCCCAAAGTGAGCGGCGGTAACGGCCAGCTCTACCTTGCGCCGGCAACTGCCAAGCTGTTCGAGCAAGCCGCAAAAATCGCTGAAAAGGCAGGGGATTCCTTCGTCACCGTGGAGCGGCTGCTGCTCGCTCTTGCTATGGACAAAGACAGCAATGCGGGCAAGGCCCTTGCGCAAGGCAAGGTGACGCCGAACGCGTTGAATGATGCCATTAATGAGCTGCGCCAAGGGCGTACGGCGGATACAGCTTCCGCTGAAAGCCAGTATGACGCCTTGAAAAAGTTCGCCCGCGACCTGACACAGGACGCGAAAGACGGCAAGCTGGACCCTGTGATTGGCCGTGATGATGAAATCCGCCGTACCATTCAGGTTTTGTCCCGCCGTACCAAAAACAATCCAGTTCTGATTGGTGAGCCCGGCGTTGGTAAAACCGCCATTGCGGAAGGCTTGGCCCTTCGCATTGTGAACGGGGATGTCCCTGAATCCTTGAAGGAAAAACAGCTTCTCGCCCTTGATATGGGCGCGCTTATCGCTGGCGCAAAGTATCGCGGTGAATTTGAAGAGCGTTTGAAAGGTGTCCTTTCAGAAGTGCAGGCCTCTAACGGCGGGGTTGTCTTATTTATTGATGAAATGCACACGCTGGTTGGCGCGGGTAAAACAGATGGTGCCATGGATGCGTCCAACCTGTTGAAGCCCGCTTTGGCGCGCGGCGAACTGCATTGCGTTGGTGCAACGACGCTGGATGAATACCGCAAGCACGTTGAGAAAGACGCCGCCTTGGCCCGTCGTTTCCAGCCGGTGTTTGTGAGCGAGCCAACGGTGGAAGATACCATCTCCATCCTGCGCGGTATCAAGGAAAAGTATGAGCTGCATCACGGCGTTCGCATTTCTGATAGCGCGATTGTGTCCGCAGCCACGCTTTCCAACCGCTATATCACGGACCGGTTTCTGCCCGATAAAGCGATTGATCTGGTGGACGAGGCTGCCAGCCGCTTGCGCATGCAAGTCGATTCCAAGCCAGAAGAGCTGGACGAGCTGGACCGGCGGATCATTCAGCTGAAGATCGAACGCGAAGCGCTGAAAACAGAAAATGATGAGGCGACCAAAGACCGCCTGTCCAAGCTGGAAAAAGAGCTGACGGATCTGGAAGATGAGTCAGCTGCCGTCACCCAGCGCTGGCAGATGGAAAAAGACAAACTGAACAGCGAGCAAAAGCTGAAAGAACAGTTGGACGAAGCCCGCATTAATCTGGAAAAAGCGCAGCGCACAGGTGATCTGGCAAAAGCTGGTGAGCTGGCTTATGGCGTGATCCCGAAACTGGAAAAAGAGCTGGCAGAAGCAGATAAGAACGAATCTGCTGAGGCAATGGTCAAGGAAACTGTCGGTAGTGACAGCATTGCCCATGTTGTGTCCCGCTGGACCGGTATTCCCGTTGATAAGATGCTGGAGGGCGAACGCGAAAAGCTTCTGCGTATGGAAGATGAGCTTGCCAAACGGGTTGTTGGTCAGGCCGAGGCGGTTGGAGCAGTCTCTACTGCAGTTCGCCGTGCCCGCGCCGGGTTGCAAGATCCCCACCGGCCAATAGGTTCCTTTATGTTCCTTGGCCCAACAGGGGTGGGAAAAACAGAGCTGACCAAAGCGCTGGCCTCCTATCTGTTTGATGATGATAGTGCCATGGTTCGCATTGATATGTCCGAGTTCATGGAAAAGCACAGTGTGGCTCGCCTGATCGGTGCGCCCCCCGGGTATGTGGGCTATGAAGAAGGCGGTGTTCTAACCGAAGCTGTCCGTCGTCGCCCCTATCAGGTGGTGCTGTTTGATGAAATCGAAAAAGCCCATAGCGATGTGTTCAACGTACTGCTTCAGGTACTCGATGATGGCCGCTTGACCGACGGGCAGGGCCGCACCGTGGACTTCCGCAATACACTCATTATTCTGACGTCGAATATCGGCTCGGAATTCCTTGTCGCACAAGGCGAAGGAGAGGATGCAGACGCCGTACGTGGACCTGTGATGGAGGCGGTGAAGGCGCATTTCAGACCCGAGTTCCTCAACCGGCTGGATGAGATCATTCTGTTCCATAGGCTTAAAAGGAACCAGATGACTGACATCGTCAAAATCCAGCTCAAACGCCTGCAAAAATTGCTGGATGAACGGCACATCACTCTGGATCTGGAGGATGCCGCGCTCAACTGGCTTGCGGACAAAGGCTATGACCCTGCCTACGGCGCCCGCCCCCTGAAGCGGGTGATCCAGAAACAGGTGCAAGACCCCATGGCCGAAATGCTCCTTTCCGGCAAGCTGCTGGACGGGCAAACCGTGAGCGTGGCGGCTGGAACGGACAGATTGCTGTTTAATGCGCAGCAGCACGAGGAAAAACAAACGGCAGCTTGA
- a CDS encoding MOSC domain-containing protein, with product MQIAKIKELATHPIKGLSPHRLEQVTVEVGGTFPLDRAYAIENGPTGFDPANPQHIAKTKFIVLARFANLAGLHCRFDLKTHEIRIFQECEEVCHANLQTPVGRHAVETFFNIEMAAVLSGPAKVLQCDGHSFSDLREKRIHVVNLETVKQLSKETGIHLDPSRFRGNILIEDIPPFSELEWAEKSITSGDVKFRFHKPTKRCAAVDVNPETAERDTKLPSHLFKTHGHMSVGVYLEVMQGGTMSCGDDLVIA from the coding sequence ATGCAGATTGCAAAGATTAAAGAACTCGCCACCCATCCCATAAAAGGCCTTAGTCCTCACCGACTAGAACAGGTCACAGTTGAAGTTGGTGGCACCTTTCCTCTGGATCGGGCATACGCAATCGAAAACGGACCCACAGGATTCGATCCAGCCAATCCGCAGCACATTGCCAAAACAAAGTTCATTGTTCTTGCCCGCTTCGCAAACCTTGCCGGTTTGCACTGCCGCTTTGACCTGAAAACGCATGAGATCAGAATTTTTCAGGAGTGCGAAGAAGTTTGCCATGCAAACCTGCAAACTCCCGTGGGCCGACACGCTGTGGAAACTTTCTTCAATATTGAAATGGCAGCCGTTCTCTCAGGTCCTGCAAAGGTTCTACAATGTGACGGGCATTCTTTCTCCGACCTTCGCGAAAAACGCATCCATGTGGTCAACCTTGAAACCGTGAAGCAGCTCAGCAAAGAAACAGGCATTCATCTGGACCCATCCCGCTTTCGCGGCAATATCCTCATAGAAGATATTCCGCCGTTCTCCGAGTTGGAATGGGCAGAAAAGTCCATCACATCAGGAGATGTAAAATTCCGTTTCCACAAGCCAACCAAGCGCTGCGCCGCTGTTGATGTGAACCCGGAAACCGCCGAGCGCGACACCAAGCTTCCCTCTCACCTTTTCAAAACCCACGGCCATATGAGCGTGGGCGTCTATCTGGAAGTTATGCAAGGCGGAACCATGTCCTGCGGCGATGATCTTGTGATTGCCTGA
- a CDS encoding AEC family transporter, which yields MIDAVVHLVAPIFLIIALGFVTAYSKILKEGMGDTLGNFCVSILVPLLIFRTLSQANLGAVFPAPLWGAYFGGLLSVYLLGAIIVRYLFKREARAAVIGGITASYGNTGLVGIALITSLYGEDGLVPLSLIIALHLPIVVFLSTILMERAVVMDGYGAPPPLGQAFKGAFLSLLKNPIIIGIIAGLLWNFSGLAMPALVETALVSLAKSASPVALFAVGMTLLDYGIRGTLAIGSVLSLLKIIIMPLLVFLLVSQVFVLPPLWVSVATIAAACPTGVNAYLMASQFGTGHAMSANAITLTTFASVVSASGWLYLLDVMGY from the coding sequence ATGATTGATGCAGTGGTGCACTTGGTTGCACCGATTTTTCTTATAATCGCGCTGGGTTTTGTTACAGCCTATTCAAAAATTCTAAAGGAAGGTATGGGGGATACGCTAGGAAACTTCTGCGTTTCCATTCTTGTTCCGCTACTCATTTTTAGAACCCTTTCCCAAGCAAACCTTGGAGCTGTGTTTCCAGCCCCTCTATGGGGGGCATATTTTGGCGGGTTGCTGAGTGTTTATCTGCTTGGTGCTATTATCGTTCGATATCTTTTCAAAAGGGAGGCGAGGGCTGCTGTCATCGGCGGTATTACAGCGAGCTATGGAAATACTGGGCTTGTGGGTATTGCGTTGATCACGTCTCTGTACGGGGAAGATGGTTTGGTGCCGCTCTCGCTTATTATTGCCCTGCACTTGCCTATTGTTGTTTTCCTTTCAACGATCTTGATGGAAAGAGCCGTCGTTATGGATGGCTATGGGGCTCCTCCGCCATTGGGGCAGGCCTTCAAAGGTGCTTTCCTAAGCCTTTTGAAGAACCCGATCATCATTGGTATTATTGCAGGATTACTTTGGAATTTTAGTGGCTTGGCTATGCCTGCCCTCGTTGAGACTGCGCTTGTGTCTCTAGCGAAGTCTGCAAGTCCTGTGGCCTTGTTTGCGGTTGGTATGACGCTTCTGGACTATGGGATTCGTGGCACGCTTGCCATAGGCTCGGTGCTCAGTCTTTTGAAAATCATCATCATGCCACTGCTGGTCTTTTTGCTTGTCTCTCAGGTTTTTGTGTTGCCGCCCCTTTGGGTGAGTGTGGCAACCATTGCTGCAGCTTGCCCGACGGGCGTGAACGCCTACTTGATGGCCAGCCAGTTTGGAACGGGACACGCAATGTCTGCAAATGCGATTACATTGACAACATTTGCAAGCGTCGTGTCTGCTAGTGGCTGGCTCTACCTTTTGGATGTAATGGGGTACTGA
- a CDS encoding isochorismatase family protein: protein MLDSVDVDRNPVPLVVLDVQDAIDQPVWDGKSNPDYIENIQRFLGLWREKGWPVIHIKHDEATPTSTYHTYGPWNAIKKEVKPVKGEVIIIKQQNSAFIETDLHSTLKTMGAKQMVLTGVVIHNSMDATVRAGKALGYNIILPSDATTAVPVTNKSGQTWDARTVHDLTVAILEGEYAMVAPSAAILEHFI from the coding sequence TTGTTAGACAGTGTAGATGTTGACCGCAATCCAGTGCCTCTTGTGGTGCTTGATGTCCAAGACGCGATTGACCAACCCGTCTGGGATGGAAAAAGCAATCCGGACTATATAGAGAATATTCAGCGTTTTTTGGGGCTTTGGCGGGAGAAGGGATGGCCTGTCATACACATCAAGCATGATGAAGCTACGCCCACATCTACCTATCACACCTACGGTCCTTGGAACGCCATTAAAAAGGAAGTTAAGCCGGTCAAAGGTGAAGTCATTATCATAAAACAACAGAACAGCGCCTTTATCGAAACGGACCTGCACAGTACTCTCAAAACTATGGGAGCAAAGCAGATGGTTTTGACTGGTGTTGTTATTCATAACAGTATGGATGCAACTGTTCGGGCGGGAAAAGCGCTGGGCTACAACATTATCTTACCCTCGGATGCGACGACCGCAGTGCCGGTGACAAATAAAAGCGGGCAGACGTGGGATGCGAGGACAGTTCATGATTTGACAGTCGCTATTCTTGAGGGGGAATACGCTATGGTCGCTCCATCGGCGGCCATCCTTGAACACTTTATCTGA
- a CDS encoding PepSY domain-containing protein: protein MRIHGKLTALALSLGILVGICSPSLAKIIVGTKLGTSISQIADALEAQGYTVDEIHVDVNSISAEAIKDNNALVIKVDKASGKVIQITFN, encoded by the coding sequence ATGAGAATTCACGGAAAGCTAACAGCACTAGCGCTTTCACTGGGAATATTGGTTGGAATATGCAGCCCAAGCCTTGCAAAAATCATTGTTGGGACAAAGCTTGGAACTTCCATTTCCCAGATAGCGGATGCATTGGAAGCTCAAGGGTATACGGTTGATGAAATTCATGTGGATGTGAACTCAATCAGCGCCGAAGCTATTAAGGACAATAACGCACTGGTGATCAAGGTGGACAAGGCCTCCGGAAAAGTAATCCAAATAACCTTTAACTAG
- a CDS encoding 2-hydroxychromene-2-carboxylate isomerase, which yields MIKEKRSMPIVSFWYEFASPYSYLSAMTLAPLAQARGVKVVWRPFLLGPIFKKKGWEDSPFNLDPVKGRYMWRDMERCCEALGLPFVKPSNFPQNSLVAARIAYFGQDKAWGETFSKAVFHAQFGLGEDIANLDLLAGILNEIGAPSEQVLRNCESNEVKTGLRAAVVEAEAQGVFGAPTFVTAEGELYWGHDRMDDAIESAFALLV from the coding sequence ATGATAAAAGAAAAACGGTCGATGCCAATAGTGAGTTTCTGGTATGAGTTTGCCTCTCCCTATAGTTACCTGAGCGCGATGACACTTGCGCCACTGGCGCAGGCGCGCGGTGTGAAGGTTGTCTGGCGTCCCTTCCTCCTTGGGCCTATTTTTAAAAAGAAGGGCTGGGAGGATTCTCCCTTTAATCTTGATCCAGTAAAGGGGCGTTATATGTGGCGGGATATGGAGCGCTGCTGTGAAGCCTTGGGCCTTCCATTCGTCAAGCCGAGCAATTTTCCTCAAAACAGCTTAGTGGCGGCCCGCATTGCTTACTTCGGGCAGGACAAGGCGTGGGGGGAGACGTTCTCCAAAGCGGTCTTTCACGCACAGTTTGGCCTTGGGGAAGATATCGCGAATCTAGATCTGCTTGCGGGGATTTTAAACGAGATTGGGGCACCTTCAGAGCAGGTTTTGCGAAACTGTGAAAGTAATGAAGTGAAAACCGGATTGCGGGCGGCGGTAGTGGAAGCCGAGGCGCAAGGAGTTTTCGGGGCTCCCACTTTTGTAACTGCAGAGGGAGAGCTTTACTGGGGGCATGACAGAATGGATGACGCCATAGAGAGTGCATTTGCCCTGTTGGTTTAG
- a CDS encoding phosphatase PAP2 family protein, with the protein MASLFIATGLYLLITTSFFLSFPEVDLSMSQLFYGGNSSFPARESALLNTLRKIGVLLVTLVLLTSLSILLLKLIFPHSKPLVDLRAPLFLLGTCFAGPLLFVNWGLKDYWGRPRPFQTEVFGGSAPFASIWPPTNICPENCSFVSGEASSAFWLFGLVFITPKHWRMPLGIGIGVLCLVLSVNRIAFGRHFLSDILLAWGLNMIFLLVGYAIVYKLKANWNTPQALDNLFSRLGVKLHYIIPKAIKSAGKRLRVLSNKYR; encoded by the coding sequence ATGGCTTCCCTATTTATTGCAACAGGGCTTTATCTGCTTATCACTACCAGTTTTTTCCTTAGCTTCCCCGAGGTAGATCTCTCCATGTCCCAGTTGTTTTATGGGGGCAACAGCAGTTTTCCTGCACGAGAGTCTGCCCTCTTGAATACCCTGCGAAAAATAGGCGTACTCCTCGTCACACTGGTGCTTCTCACCTCCCTTTCTATTCTGCTGCTTAAGCTCATTTTCCCCCACAGTAAGCCTTTGGTGGACTTACGTGCACCTTTGTTTTTGCTGGGAACCTGCTTTGCGGGCCCACTTCTCTTCGTAAATTGGGGACTGAAGGATTATTGGGGGCGCCCGCGTCCATTTCAAACGGAGGTCTTCGGTGGCTCCGCGCCTTTTGCCAGTATCTGGCCACCAACCAATATCTGCCCTGAGAACTGCTCGTTTGTCTCGGGAGAGGCATCTTCAGCCTTTTGGCTATTCGGGCTTGTCTTTATCACCCCCAAACACTGGCGAATGCCGCTGGGCATTGGCATCGGAGTCCTTTGCCTTGTGCTCTCTGTCAATCGCATTGCATTTGGTCGCCACTTCCTCTCGGACATTTTGCTGGCGTGGGGCCTGAATATGATCTTTTTGCTGGTCGGTTACGCTATAGTGTACAAGCTTAAAGCAAACTGGAATACACCACAGGCTTTAGATAATCTCTTTAGCCGGTTAGGTGTGAAGCTCCACTACATCATTCCAAAGGCCATAAAATCTGCAGGCAAACGGCTTCGGGTGCTATCCAATAAGTATCGTTAG
- a CDS encoding low molecular weight protein-tyrosine-phosphatase, translating into MCLGNICRSPLAEGLFRHHVQSAGLQNKFQIDSAATSQWHLGEQPDERSVESAWRHGIDISSLRSRQLHASDFDRFDWIVAMDQANLDVIKKNAPEPCKANLQLLLDAPDKRDVPDPYFGGADGFEKVFSLIDKGTLSLLVRINSGEVQAN; encoded by the coding sequence GTGTGTCTGGGAAATATCTGCAGAAGCCCGCTCGCGGAAGGTTTGTTTCGACATCATGTCCAATCTGCGGGACTCCAGAATAAATTTCAGATAGATTCTGCAGCAACGTCCCAATGGCACTTGGGTGAGCAACCTGACGAGCGGAGTGTTGAATCTGCTTGGCGCCATGGAATTGATATTTCATCACTGCGATCACGCCAGTTACATGCCTCCGATTTTGACAGGTTTGACTGGATTGTTGCCATGGATCAAGCCAACTTGGACGTGATTAAAAAAAACGCTCCAGAACCTTGCAAGGCAAACCTCCAGCTCCTGTTGGATGCACCAGATAAACGAGATGTGCCAGACCCTTACTTTGGAGGGGCGGATGGGTTTGAAAAGGTTTTCTCCTTGATCGATAAAGGCACCTTGAGCCTGCTGGTGAGGATCAACTCTGGCGAAGTACAGGCGAACTAA
- a CDS encoding sulfurtransferase TusA family protein, protein MEKEIVVLDVLGLNCPLPVMKARKALARMHTGEVLKVAATDPMSAIDIPHMCNEDGHTLVSLLKDGDVRYFVIKRGVTAGE, encoded by the coding sequence TTGGAAAAAGAAATCGTAGTCTTGGATGTTCTGGGCCTCAATTGCCCTTTGCCAGTGATGAAGGCTCGAAAAGCGCTTGCAAGAATGCACACGGGAGAGGTGCTTAAAGTTGCGGCAACTGACCCAATGTCTGCCATCGATATTCCTCATATGTGTAACGAGGATGGCCATACACTGGTATCGCTCTTGAAAGATGGGGACGTCAGGTATTTTGTGATTAAGCGTGGGGTGACCGCTGGAGAATAA